The nucleotide window TTGGTACTCCAGTACGAGCGGTCGTACCACTGGCAGGCCGGTGTGCGTGGCCTCCTCGGCGACGGTATAGAGGTACGGCAGTAACTGGTAGCGTAGTTCAGCATACTTCTTGAAGATGCGCACAGCCTCCTCGCCGAAGGCCCAGGGCTCTCGCGGCGTCGTGCCGTGACAACGTGCATGGCTGGAAAGAAGGCCGAACTGGACCCACCTAATGTACACCTCGTCGTCTGGTGTCCCTCTGAAACCACCAATGTCGTGGCTCCAGAACGGGAAGCCCGACATCGACATACCGAGGCCGCCACGGAGGGCTGACGCCATCCCGTGGAAAGAAGTCTGAGCGTCGCCGCCCCAGTACATCGGGAACCGCTGACTGCCAGTCCACGCCGACCGACCCCAGACGAGGGCGTCCTTCTCGCCGTTTACGTCCTTGACGGCCTCGTAAACTGTTCTATTATAGAGGAAGGGGTAGTAGTTGTGAACCGTCTTCCCGGTCAGACCGTTGTCGAACACGGCGTCCTCAGGAATCGCTTCGCCATAGTCTGTCTTGAACACGTCAACGCCCATTTCGAGGAGTCTTCGGTGTTTCTCCTGCCACCAGTCAATGGCGCCCGGGTCGGTGAAGTCGACGATCGCGCCGGCGTAGTCGCCCTGGCAGAGGTCGTCCATTACGTAGGGTTTCCCGGTCGAGTCCTCAACGAAGTATTCGTTCTCGACCCCCGTCGTGAACGCCTCGGACCCTACCGGCACGTACGGATGTTCCCACAGCGAGAGGTGAAACTCCTGCTCGTCCAGCCAGTCGATCATCCCTTCGGGATCGGGGAACTGCTCGGTATCCCACTGAAGATCCGTCGAGCGGAACTCCCGCATCCAGAAGGGATCGAGGTGGATTACGTCACAGGGGATTTTCTCATCGCGCAGGCGGGTGGCGATGTCTTCGAGGTGGTCCCGGGACTCGTAGCCGAGCCGGGACATCCAGACGCCGAAGCTCCACTTTGGCGGGCGTGGGGACCGGCCACTGAACGCTGTGTACTCCTCAATAATATCGGCGAACGAGGGTCCATCGAAGAAGACGAACGAGAAGGTGTCGTCAGCCACGTCGATGGTAGCGCTCGCCGACGAGGTAGCGCCCAAATCGTACTCGACGCGAGCAGTTGTGTCGACCAGGAACCCGAAGCCATGCGAGGAGAGATGGAAAGGAACGTTCTTGTAAGACTTCTCCGTCTCGGTTCCCATCGGTTCGACAGTCCAAGAGGTGAGCTTCTGGCCTCGCTTGTCGAAGTTCGTAAACTTCTCGCCGAAGCCATAGAAGTGTTCGTCCGGGCCGAGCGCGAATGTGGTCCCAGTCCGTTCGACGCGGCGAGGGCCGTGGTTCTTGATCTCCTCGGCGAAGCTGAGTGGTTCGATACGGCGTTCGCCGCGAACGTCAACGTCACCGCGTTGCTCCTCGAGCAGGACGGTTCCGTCTCGGCGTTCGACGGCAAAGGTCCACTTCGTAAGGCCGACGATCACCCGAAGGTCAGTAGACTCGACGACGAGCGCGTCGTCCTCTTCGGTGACCTCGACTTCGACGTCGGTTGTGATGGCCGACGCGTCCAAGTCAGTGAGCGATTCGGTCGCGCCGGCCTCGGGGTTCGCCGTGAACTCGAATCGGAACGTCGAGGGGTTGTAGAACATCAGCGAGATGGGAAATCGGCGGTCGACGGGTACGTCACCGGTTCGCTGGGTCTCCTCGCGGTACTTGAAATCAGCACCGACGAACGATTCATCGGTCTGGCAGTGTAGCGTCACGCCTCGGTCGTCAGTCTCGTAGCTGTCGACAGTCGCGACTGTACTCCGTTGCATACAGCCCCCAGACTCAGGAGGACGTAATAGCTTTTGGTTGTCCAACTTCTACATCGCGCGACGCTGCAAATTGCTAGCAACCGCGGATAGCCAACTCAGAGATCAGTGAAGCCCTGGTGGAAGCCGACTAGCTTCGTCCGGGAGAAGTGTTCGACAGCGTACTTGATTCCCTCCTTGCCGACGCCTGAATCCTTGAACCCTCCGTAGGGCATATGGTCGGCACGGAAGCCGCTGACTGTGTTGATGTTGACGCCGCCAGCGTCGATAGCGTCCGCTGCACGCTTGGCGCGGTCGATGTCCTGTGTGAACAGGCCCGCCTCGAGGCCGTACTCTGTATTGTTCGCCTCGTCGATGGCCTCATCGAAGTCTGCGACCGCAATAACAGGGACCAGCGGGCCAAACGTCTCTTCCTTTGCGGCGGGCATTTCTGGCGTCACGCCGGAGAGGACAGTCGGCTCGAAGATGCGCTCGCCAAGGTCACTCCCGTAGCGACCCCCGTACTCCACGGTTGCACCCTGCTCAACAGTCTGCTCGAACAGATTAACGACGGTTTTGAATTGGTCGTCGTCAACCATAGAGGCGATGTCCGTCTCGTCATCGAACGGGTCACCGATCGTAAGCGACGCTGCGGCGTCAACCAACGCGTCGATTAGTTCGTCTTCGATGTCCTCGTGGACGAGTACCCGTTCGACGCTGTTACACACTTGGCCAGCATTCGAGCACGCACCCCCGACGACCTGTGTCGCGGCCTGCTCGATATCCGTGTCTGACCAGACGATAGTCGGATCGTTTCCGCCGAGTTCAAGCGTGAGTTCCTTCATCCCGCTATTGTCCGCGAGGTATTTCCCAACGGCGGTCGATCCAGTGAAGGAGATAGCCTCCACTGCCTCGTGAGCCAGGATAGCGTCCCCCACGGTAGATCCGCTTCCGGTGACCACGTTCACCAGCCCATCGGGTGCGCCAATGAGGTCGGTGGCTTCGTCAAGGCACTCGAACAACACGATTGACGAGAGGGGCGTGTTCGTCGCAGGCTTGCCGACAACGGCGTTTCCGGCTGCGAGAGCGGGCCCGACCTTGTGAACCATCAGGTTCAGCGGGAAGTTGAACGGCGTAATGGCCGCGACGACGCCTAGCGGTTCACGCTGGGTGAAGCAGTGGTCCTTCGCAAACCCCTTCTGGGCGTCCATTGGGACGTACTCGCCGAACATCCGCTTAGCTTCCTCCGCTGAGAGGCGAAGTGTCTGGACGGCACGATCGACCTCGGTCTTTGACTCGCCGATAGGTTTGCCCTGCTCGCTGGTGATGATGCGGGCGACCTCGTCGGCCCGGGACTCCAGTTTCTCGGCGGTCGTCATTAGCAGTTCGTAGCGCTCGTAGGCTGAGAGCGTCGAAGCTTCCTGGGCGCGAGCGGCGGCCTCAATGGCCTCGTTCACCTGCTCCGTCCCAGCCATCGGAATTGAACCCACGTGCTCGCCGTCATAGGGATGTACCACGTCCGTCCGTTCGTCTGCGCTGACCCATTCGCCACCGACGAGCATGTCCTTGTCTAAGCTACTCGCTGTTTCAAGACTCATACAGGGATGGAGTCTCAGCGCGAAATTAAGTGTTGCCCCGATAGGCGGCGGAGATTAAACAGAGCATCGTTCGCCGGGCCGCCGTCGCAGCGGATTCGATCCGCGAGGACCCGACCGCTCTCTTCGTCGATGTCGCTGGCATCCCAAATTATAAACTAACGGTCGACTAGTCCAGCATCATGCACCTATCGGGGACTGTCGTTCCCATGGCTGCGCCTATCCACAGGCGCGGCGGGGACATCGACGTACCTACCCTCGAGGACTTCACGGAATCCTTAGTCAATGCGGGGGTACACGGTCTCTTCCCCGGAAGTTCGATTGGCGAATTTCCGAGCCTGACCCGCGAGCAGAACCATCAGATCATCGAGATTGTCGCAGAGACCGCTGCTGATGACACGGACGTACTTGCCGGCTGCTGTGACACAAGTGTTGACGGCGTCATCGACAACGTTCGCGCCGCGGACGCTGCCGGCGCGGATGCAGCTGTCGTCGTCACCCCCTACTACCTCAATACGACACAGAATGGACTGTACCGCTTTTTCACCAGCGTCGCCGACCGTACGACGCTGCCGGTCCTCGTCTACAACATCCCCTCGCTGACCGGCAACCACGTCGAGGTCGAGACGATCACCAAACTGGCCGCTCATGACGACATCGTGGGGGTGAAAGACACCTCCGGCGACCTTACCTACCACCACCGTGTCATTGAGGAGACACCTGACTCCTTCGCAGTCTTCCAGGGTGCGACCGAACTAGCTGTCGCTTCACTCGACTTGGGTGCGTCCGGCATCATCGCCGGCCCCGCGAATATCTTCCCCGAGGCGCTTGCACGGCTCTACGAAGCTCACCAGTCTCACGATCACGACGAAGTCCGGCGTCTGATGAACCAGGTCGTCGTTCCCCTCGTCACCGCTACGAGTGACGTTCCGACCGCCGCGGGGATCAAGCACCTTGTCGGGCGAAGCGGACTCGATGTTGGCGAACCGCTCGCTCCACTTCCAAAGCTCGACGATGATGAACGCGACCGGCTCGACCAAACCTATGAACGCATCGTCGAACGTCTCGAAACGTCTACTGCCGAACAGTAATACCACCACCCGACGATACGATTCGTCCCGAGTCAGCTTTCTCCGCCCCGAACTTTCCGAACCCTGAGTGACGTCGTCCATTCGTATTGCGCTCGGCACAGATTTGCTAACCTGCTTGAGCACTCAACGTCGACGTCAGCAAAAGGGTGGAACGCCTCGGTCACACAGCGAGTGCGACGAGATTAGGCGTTGTTGATCTCCTGGTCGATCCGGCTCTGTGCATCGTTGAGCGCCTTTTTGGGTGTCTTGTCCTGGACGAGCGCTTTGTTGCACTCCGTGTAGACGATCTCGGAGAACGTTGAATAATCCGGCGTCGCCGGCCGGGCGCTCGTTTGCTGGAGCGCCTCCGCGAAGGTCTCGAGAAGGGGCGCCTGCTCGAAGTATTCCTCGGTGTAGAGGTCCTTTCGAACTGGCAACCTGCTGTGTTCGAGTGCGAGCGTTTCTTGGGCCTCTTTCGTCGCCACAAACTGGGCGAACTGCTGGGCTGCTTCCTTGTTCTCGGAAAACTTGTTGACGAAGATACTCCAGCCACCAAGACAGGAGTTCGGCGCGTCCGGGTTCCCTTCGGCCTTCGGCATAGTGGCAACGCTGAACTTGTCTTTGACGGCGGAACCGTCCTCGTTCATGACCGAAACTGCGTAGGGCCAATTACGCATGAACAGCGTGCCGCCCTGCTGGAACGTCTGGCGGTTTCCATCCGTTCCGCTCGCCGGGATGGACTTCGGCGTGACTCCGTGTTTGTGGATCAGATCCACGGCGTGGCTGAGTGCATCGATTCCTTTCTGAGTATTTACCTTGAGCTGGTCGTTGTGGGTGACGGTGCCGCCCATACCCCAGAGCCAGTTGAGCCACATGATCGTGAGTCCCTCGTTGGAGCCACCCTGCCAGATGTAGCCATTGTTGATTTCGTCATCTTGCTCGAGGATGTCCTGCGCGACGTTCACCACCTCCATGTACGTCTTCGGCACGTCGTGACCGTATTCTTCGAGTTTGTCCTCCCGGTAGTAGAAGGCGTTCGCGTCGGTGAACATCGGCATCCCGTACAATGTCCCGTCGATCGTCGCCGCCTCAACCGGCGTCTCGAGCATTGCGTCGGTGTGGCCATCTGGATCGGATACCTCGGCTGCCCACTCGTTCCCGACGAACTCGGCAGGCCATATAACGTCCATCATCCCGATGTCGAAGTCGGTCGACTGCGAAACGAACTGGTTGATGTAGTACTCCCGAGTCGAGGAGGACGCGGCCGGCGTCGCAGTTGCGTCGATCGAGACGGAGTTGTTCGCCTCGTCGAACATCGGTCCGATACTCTCCATGTCGTTTTCGAACGACGAAATATGGACGAAGCTAATTTCAGTCTCTTGGTTACCGCCGTTCCCCCCATTACCGCCGTTCCCCCCATTACCGCCGTTTCCGCCGTTGCCAGTATTTTGATCACCGCTACAACCGGCAAGCAGGACTGCCCCGCTCGCCGTGATCCCTTTTATTAACTGCCGTCTCCGGGTTCCGAAGCTATCGCGTGGCATACGTTCACACATACGTAACCGGGTTTATAAAAATATCCTTTTATGTGGGTGGCCAGAGGGATTGCGGCAGGCGATGCATGTTGGATAACTATGCCTCCATGGGCCCGAAATTTACTCTAGTCGACTACATCGCCACCGTTCACAATCCATCGGGACCCCCACTTCCAACCGGTGAACGACGCCGCCAATCAACGGTTCGTATTCGTGCGAGTATCTGTCGCCTCGCTCGGGCTCAACTCAGAGGAGTATGAAGACGGCCGCGAGCGTGAGCGCGCTGACGGTGACGAGATGGACGAGTACGAGCGCTACGGGTTTGATCCCGGTTGCTCGGAGGCTGCGAAGATCAATGTCGAATCCAAGGCCCACGAACGCCAACGTGAACAGCCAGTCGCCAACAGTGTCGATGAGGTCTGCAGTACCCGCTGATATGCCGAAGAGGTTCACCAGTACAGCCACGCTGAGAAACCCGAATAAGAACTTCGGAAATCGTCCCCAAACCTGACGAGCGTCCATCGAGTCCGCGGCAGAAGCGGCGTAGTGGCCCGCATAGCCAATCGCCAGCACACCGATGAACGCGTTCCGGACGAGTTTGGTGACGGTCGCCCACTGCCCGGCAGCCTCTGAGACAGCGAATCCTACCGCAGCCACCGGCCCGGTCGAGAACAGGCTCAACCCTGCCCAGACGCCAAACTGCTTGCCCGTAAGCCCAAACACTGGCGCCAGCGGAGGAAAGACAGCCAGGGTCACTGCGTCGAACAGGAGGATCGTCGCCACAACGTATGTCACATCTGCCTCGTCAACGTCAATGCCACCGGCGACCGCTAAGACGGCAGAAACTCCGCAGATGCTTACACCCGCCGCGAGCAGTGACCCGGTTCGTCGTCGCAGCTGGAAGACGTGACCGGCGAGCAACTCAACATAAAGTACGCCCAGCGTGACCACCGCCGCCGCGAGGAGTAGCACGGTCGGACCAGTGTCGAGTAATTCGCCTAGGGTGAGGCGAGCGCCTAGGAGGACGATTCCTGTTTCAAGCAGCAGTTTGTGCTGTTCCAGACCAGGGGCTGCCCAAGCTGGAACGCCGACAGTGTTGGCGACAAGGGCACCAACACCGATGGCGACGATGAGCGGGCTGACGCCCGGGATTGGACCGACAGTTAGCCGGGAAAGTGCAGCGATGGCAACCAGAATCAGCAGCCCTGGAGCAAGCGAACGTATCGTTGTGACCTCGCTCATCGTCACAGTGGGACGACGATGAACCCCAAGACGATGGCGAGTCCGATGAGGGTCGCCTTCCAGCCCCTGTTAAGGGATTGCCACCAGTTTGTGACGCTGCCGAGGACGCTGTTGCTTGTGCTCACAGCAGCGA belongs to Halorarum halophilum and includes:
- the yicI gene encoding alpha-xylosidase, producing MQRSTVATVDSYETDDRGVTLHCQTDESFVGADFKYREETQRTGDVPVDRRFPISLMFYNPSTFRFEFTANPEAGATESLTDLDASAITTDVEVEVTEEDDALVVESTDLRVIVGLTKWTFAVERRDGTVLLEEQRGDVDVRGERRIEPLSFAEEIKNHGPRRVERTGTTFALGPDEHFYGFGEKFTNFDKRGQKLTSWTVEPMGTETEKSYKNVPFHLSSHGFGFLVDTTARVEYDLGATSSASATIDVADDTFSFVFFDGPSFADIIEEYTAFSGRSPRPPKWSFGVWMSRLGYESRDHLEDIATRLRDEKIPCDVIHLDPFWMREFRSTDLQWDTEQFPDPEGMIDWLDEQEFHLSLWEHPYVPVGSEAFTTGVENEYFVEDSTGKPYVMDDLCQGDYAGAIVDFTDPGAIDWWQEKHRRLLEMGVDVFKTDYGEAIPEDAVFDNGLTGKTVHNYYPFLYNRTVYEAVKDVNGEKDALVWGRSAWTGSQRFPMYWGGDAQTSFHGMASALRGGLGMSMSGFPFWSHDIGGFRGTPDDEVYIRWVQFGLLSSHARCHGTTPREPWAFGEEAVRIFKKYAELRYQLLPYLYTVAEEATHTGLPVVRPLVLEYQDDPRTYDIELQYLLGDSLLVAPVFETSGQVSVYLPEGDDWVDYWSGEYHMGGQTLHLETDLDEMPVFIRANSVIPIGEATQTVQEGTPESVTLRITPDGHGSVATAAEFYDEDANALVNIEVTLDEESLALHVGDDGRSDLFVAEVTDIESPPETVTLDGDRVERVDGTPTPGSWSYDESRETLTVDLA
- a CDS encoding aldehyde dehydrogenase family protein — protein: MSLETASSLDKDMLVGGEWVSADERTDVVHPYDGEHVGSIPMAGTEQVNEAIEAAARAQEASTLSAYERYELLMTTAEKLESRADEVARIITSEQGKPIGESKTEVDRAVQTLRLSAEEAKRMFGEYVPMDAQKGFAKDHCFTQREPLGVVAAITPFNFPLNLMVHKVGPALAAGNAVVGKPATNTPLSSIVLFECLDEATDLIGAPDGLVNVVTGSGSTVGDAILAHEAVEAISFTGSTAVGKYLADNSGMKELTLELGGNDPTIVWSDTDIEQAATQVVGGACSNAGQVCNSVERVLVHEDIEDELIDALVDAAASLTIGDPFDDETDIASMVDDDQFKTVVNLFEQTVEQGATVEYGGRYGSDLGERIFEPTVLSGVTPEMPAAKEETFGPLVPVIAVADFDEAIDEANNTEYGLEAGLFTQDIDRAKRAADAIDAGGVNINTVSGFRADHMPYGGFKDSGVGKEGIKYAVEHFSRTKLVGFHQGFTDL
- a CDS encoding dihydrodipicolinate synthase family protein, which produces MHLSGTVVPMAAPIHRRGGDIDVPTLEDFTESLVNAGVHGLFPGSSIGEFPSLTREQNHQIIEIVAETAADDTDVLAGCCDTSVDGVIDNVRAADAAGADAAVVVTPYYLNTTQNGLYRFFTSVADRTTLPVLVYNIPSLTGNHVEVETITKLAAHDDIVGVKDTSGDLTYHHRVIEETPDSFAVFQGATELAVASLDLGASGIIAGPANIFPEALARLYEAHQSHDHDEVRRLMNQVVVPLVTATSDVPTAAGIKHLVGRSGLDVGEPLAPLPKLDDDERDRLDQTYERIVERLETSTAEQ
- a CDS encoding ABC transporter substrate-binding protein produces the protein MPRDSFGTRRRQLIKGITASGAVLLAGCSGDQNTGNGGNGGNGGNGGNGGNGGNQETEISFVHISSFENDMESIGPMFDEANNSVSIDATATPAASSSTREYYINQFVSQSTDFDIGMMDVIWPAEFVGNEWAAEVSDPDGHTDAMLETPVEAATIDGTLYGMPMFTDANAFYYREDKLEEYGHDVPKTYMEVVNVAQDILEQDDEINNGYIWQGGSNEGLTIMWLNWLWGMGGTVTHNDQLKVNTQKGIDALSHAVDLIHKHGVTPKSIPASGTDGNRQTFQQGGTLFMRNWPYAVSVMNEDGSAVKDKFSVATMPKAEGNPDAPNSCLGGWSIFVNKFSENKEAAQQFAQFVATKEAQETLALEHSRLPVRKDLYTEEYFEQAPLLETFAEALQQTSARPATPDYSTFSEIVYTECNKALVQDKTPKKALNDAQSRIDQEINNA
- a CDS encoding YeiH family protein; protein product: MSEVTTIRSLAPGLLILVAIAALSRLTVGPIPGVSPLIVAIGVGALVANTVGVPAWAAPGLEQHKLLLETGIVLLGARLTLGELLDTGPTVLLLAAAVVTLGVLYVELLAGHVFQLRRRTGSLLAAGVSICGVSAVLAVAGGIDVDEADVTYVVATILLFDAVTLAVFPPLAPVFGLTGKQFGVWAGLSLFSTGPVAAVGFAVSEAAGQWATVTKLVRNAFIGVLAIGYAGHYAASAADSMDARQVWGRFPKFLFGFLSVAVLVNLFGISAGTADLIDTVGDWLFTLAFVGLGFDIDLRSLRATGIKPVALVLVHLVTVSALTLAAVFILL